The Chelonoidis abingdonii isolate Lonesome George chromosome 12, CheloAbing_2.0, whole genome shotgun sequence DNA segment ttcgggggccccttccataaaaaaagttgcaatactacagaatGCTATATTCTCagggggcctctgcagggcccggggccgggggcaaattgccccactcccccccaccccgggcggCCCTGTAAAGGGCCAATTCCGGTTGATTTTCTAAGGTTCCTTCAGAACATGTAACTCTCCTCACCCCGAGAGCAGCTCAAACCTCGCCCCGAGGCCAGTTCACAGAGATTGATTCTGTCAAAGCCTCTGGGCCGGATCCGAGCTGCTGTCAAGTGGCTTCTGGCAAATCCGCTCCATTGAAGCCAGAGGAGCCACAGACGACTGACACCCCTTGGGGTCTGGCCCTAGAGATCTCTGAACAAGGATCACACCAGCAGCCCTGGGGGTGCTCGACAGGGGTGCCATTTGGGAGgtcggggagggaaggggagcagtGCTGCGATCAGCAgtactttggtggcagctctaccgcgcTGCTTCATTCtctggcggcaattcggcagctggtccttccctccgagggactgagggacccactgccgaattgccaccaaagacccggacgtgctgctCCTTTCCATGGTCACCCCAAACGCCCGCTTCCTGCGCTGTgccaggagccggccctgggtaggtGGACGGATGGACAGACAGAGATGGATCTAGGGGTGGGGTAGGTGGGTATATAGACTCAGATGGatctagggctggggcaggtggacagatggacagacagagatggatctagggctggggcagacggaCAGATTAGATTAGCCAGGATTTGCTGACATACCTGCTCCCCAGGTGAGGATAAGGAGGATGGTGCagaggatggggctcagggctggcagcggctccctgggcagctccacAGCTCAGCTCAGCCTCAGCATCCTCCGGAAGCGTCAGCCCCAGGGGGAGGCCGGGGGAAGGCtttgtgctcagcacctctgagatgGTGGCAGTGAGAGGCGGGGTACAAGGgatggatggggggtgggggtgtgctaTGCCCTGTGTGAGGGGCTGGCTGGTGTGTGTGCGTAGTTGCATCCCATTGGGAGGGAAGtggtgtctaatggttagagcagggagggggctcagtctgggagccaggactcctgggttctctccccggctctgagaCGGGAGTGGTGCTTAGTGAGCACAGtgatgctgggagccaggactcctgtgttctgtcCTCAGTTGGTGTCTCATCCTGGGCCATGTTCCTTCTGTCATTTATTTTCCACAAGGAATAACATGATTTGAATAAAGGAATTTTTGCGTAACAGATTTTATTTCCACacattgaaatatattttttgcaACACGTCTCTCTTTCAAGCGGCAAATTCCTTCTATCCAATCAAGCCTGCTCCAGACAGTTTTGTCCTGTATAAACCAGGTAGGTTTTCTCTCGAATTCGGTTTTCTCTGGCAGCCGACTCCGTTACAGCGTTCAATGTAgttttgtaaatggaaaaatattgtcCCCCGAGGAATGACTCtggagaaatatttccttttctttactgTTCTTCTCATACCAAGCTGTACCGGCCAGACCCACAGACAGAAGCAGAGGAGAGCAGAGAAGCCCCTGGCAGGCGACTCAGAGTCCAGCAAAGTCTGACAGCTTCTGAACCAGAGCTGGGAAAATCCTGCCAGTGACCGGCCCCCTGAGCAGCTAAATCAGAGACACCTGCCCTGGTGCCGGGGGCACTTTGGAGCCAGCATGCACTGCGGGATCCACGGGGACGCCTGGGAAACAGAACGAGAGCGTCACCGAACACACTGGGGGGAAACGCTACGGGGATGGAGCCCTATAAATACCAGAGAGAGACTGATTCCACCAGggatgaaatgcagccacctttggggtaAAATCTGGGGGCTGTTTATACGGGGTCCTCTCACCCGGCGCTGAGACACGGCCCCTCTAGGGTGGGGTGCATGGGGTGAttatacagggaccccttgcctggtgctgagaagcagctggctctggggtagggcagggGCTGGTTATATGAGGATCTGTCGCACAGTGCCGagaagcagctggctctggggtggagcagaggctgGTTACATGGGGATCACTCGCACAGTGCTGAGatacagctggctctggggtggggcagaggctggTTACATGGGGATCACTCGCACAGTGCTGAGatacagctggctctggggtggagcaggggctggttaCATGGGGATCACTCGCACAGTGCTGAGatacagctggctctggggtggagcaggggctggttaCATGGGGATCACTCGCACAGTGCTGAGatacagctggctctggggtggagcaggggctggttaCATGGGGATCACTCGCACAGTGCTGAGatacagctggctctggggtggagcaggggctggttaCATGGGGATCACTCGCACAGTGCTGAGatacagctggctctggggtggagcaggggctggttaCATGGGGATCACTCGCACAGTGCTGAGatacagctggctctggggtggagcaggggctggttaCATGGGGATCACTCGCACAGTGCTGAGatacagctggctctggggtggagcaggggctggttaCATGGGGATCACTCGCACAGTGCTGAGatacagctggctctggggtggagcaggggctggttaCATGGGGATCACTCGCACAGTGCTGAGatacagctggctctggggtggagcaggggctggttaCATGGGGATCACTCGCACAGTGCTGAGatacagctggctctggggtggagcaggggctggttaCATGGGGATCACTCGCACAGTGCTGAGatacagctggctctggggtggagcaggggctggttaCATGGGGATCACTCGCACAGTGCTGAGatacagctggctctggggtggagcaggggctggttaCATGAGGATCACTCGCACAGTGCTGAGATacagctggctctgggctggagcaggggctggttaCATGGGGATCACTCACACAGTGCTGAGatacagctggctctggggtggagcaggggctggttaTATGGGGATCACTCGCACAGTGCTGAGAGacagctggctctgggctggagcaggggctggttaTATGGGGATCACTCGCACAGTGCTGAGACACAGCTGGctgtggggtggagcaggggctggttaCATGGGGATCACTCGCACAGTGCTGAGacacagctggctctggggtggagcaggggctggttaCATGGGGATCACTCGCACAGTGCTGagaagcagctggctctggggcagggcactggctggTTACCAGCCCACACAGTGATGCCATGTAAccatttgggacaggaagtgaaggcagaACCCGCGCAGGTACCGTTCCAAGGCCGCAGGCTGAGGATGATTCCCAGGGAGAAGAGAATGACGAGCGACAGGGAGATGATGGCTCGGTAAAAGAGGGGCCCCGAGTCCCGACAGAGCTCACGTCCCCGTGGAGCCCCTAGACAAGAGAAGTGAGGGGTTAGGAGGTTCCTGGGATGACACCCcttagaggggacaggccctgttccctgcccccgaCTCTCACCAGTCGCACTCTGGTGTCTCCCCATCACTCTCAGCTCGGTACCTCCTCCCATCCCTGTCTCCCCACCGTCGAGTTCGATGCAGCACTGATAGAGGCCAGAGTCCCactcctgcagctcagccagggTCAGCGTCGCCTTCCCCTGTCTGTGCTCGTCCATCCTGGACACACGGAGCCGCCCCTGGTAGACGGGGTGGTTAGAATCCAGCTCCAGATCTTCTCCGGATCCCCTGAGCCAAATGAtcttggctctgctgctgtttctgttcCAGAAGGTGCAGCTCAGGGTCACGTTCTCCCCAGCTGTGGCGTGGAGGGACCTGGGCTCCTGAGAAACTCTCAGACCAGCTAGGGAAGAGGGAGAACCCGCATCATACACCGGGCAGCACCGTGCTGCAGGAGAGACCTGTCCTGGCCCTTAGAGAGCGCGTCAGCCGCTGGGTTCCTGTGTGTAGAATAAACTTTCACCTCTCGCTAGTTTAGTAGAAGTCTCTCCTTGGTTCATCCACCCATCCTCTGACCCTAGGTCCATCCATTCTCCAGTCCTggagccatccatccatccagctaCCTAGCCACCCTTTCTGTCCCGACCCACCTGTGACCTTGCACCCCATAAAGcttcatggaaatatgcttatgaacgTATCTCTGACATAACTGGAGTATGTTTTAGGCTACATGTGCCATGTAACagatctctgcaaaggttatgatccactgaatctattcatcctatttgtatacctgtcatttttgtatttgaagttatgaatattggctacgatgtttgattttaagtagcctcagtaaGGCATGTGGGcagcttcttaagaaaggaatttgcaagttaagtgcccagttAAGAAACTTTTAACGGACAATGGAaacttggaagactccaatccacatacgaagtctacctgaggacattcaaggtagcatgtgaacaatggctgccacctgtaaagtcctgagtcatgcatggacacgtgacttgcccatgtgactccaaaactccatcttgtagctggatTTCTAcacggggaagggaggggtgtccaccccaggaccggctccaggggttttgctgccccaagcagcaaaacaaaacaacgcCCCCCTCCCCGCGCGATTGCGATCTGCGGCAAATCAGCGGGAGGTCCGTTActccgagtgggagtgagggatcctctgctgaattgccgccaaatagctggacgtgctgccccactccagagtggccgccccaagcacctgcttgctaaactggtgcctgaagccagccctggtccACCCGCAAGAGAGGAACTATATAAAATCCtaggagacccctccattttgtcttcaggcTGGCTCAAGAGATGTCTCTCCACCCCAAAAGGaaacctgaaagaaactggagcaCAGGGCAGTGATGACAGGGGtgggagtgattgctggacccagcccagaaggaggctagtctgtaaaagaagcttccTGGAACATCTtggagggtgagatttcatctgcgATCACTTTCCTTGGTACtgggcttagatttgcatgttttattgtgttttgcttggtaattcactctgttctgtctgttattacttggagcCATTTAAATCTTCCTTTCTGTATGTAATAAAAATCacctttttacttattaattaactcagagagTGTATTAAcatggggggggagtgggggggcaaacagctgtgcatctttcTCTGTCAGGGTTACAGAGGATGAACAATTGATGAGTTTactctgcataagctttatacagggtaaaatggatttatttgggggctggaccccattgggagctgggtgtctgggtgctggagacgggagcacttcttaagctgttttcagttaagcctgcagcttctgGGGGACGTTGTTCAGACCTGGGTGTGGCTCGCAGCAGGCTGGGGTGTCTGGCTCGAACCAGGCAGGGCACCgaggtcccaagctggcagggaaaatgggctcaggggtatctcagcacatcagctggcagttcccaaagggttttctgtgatccaacccgtcacaccacGTCTGTCAATTCAGCCATCCAGCCTCCCTTTctatccctcctgccctccatccACGCTGCTCTCTCTATCCCCAGAGAAGCGCTGCAATGCTGGAGACTGGATAAACCCAGTTATTTCTTCACCCCAACAAGAGCTGTTACCCCGAACTCTGTGGCAAACTCACCCGGTTTCTGGCCAGACGCTCCGAGATTTGGGACCAGTGCTCTCTTGCAGCCGGCTGGAATTTCTGCAACAGCTtcatttgaattaaaaataaaagaacttaGCGCAGTCAATGCACAAATGAACCACCCGACCACCCAACAGCCCCGGGTTGGCTGCTGCAGGAACAGAGCTCGCGTCCCCCTGGGACTCTAGACAGGAGAAATGAGGGGTTAGGAGATTCATGGGCTGGCAGCCCCTAGAGGGGAAATTCCCCAtttcccgcccccctgagccaacCAGTCCCCACCCTGCGCCCAGATCGGAGCCGATGTCCCCTAgagggacaggcccctgccccaagccccccaaGTCACCTCTGCCTATCACAGTCAGGGTGGTCCCCGTGCCCTTCGCCTGCTCGCCCTGTGGGTACGTGATGTAGCAGTGGTAGAGACCCGAATCCCTCTCCATCAGCTCCGACAGGGTCACCGTGGCCTccgcccagccctgctgctcccgcCGGCTCTGGGCCAGCCGCCCCTGGTAGAAGGGGTGGGCGGGGTCCAGCACGACGGCCTCCCGGGAGCCCCTGGCCCAGGTGACTTGTGTCCCGGTCCGGTTGCGGCTGTGGAAGGTGCAGCTCAGGGTGATGCTGCCCCCGGCTGGGACGCTCACCTTGGGGGGCAGCTGCTGAACCCCGAgatctgcagggagcagaacaagCCATGTGACAGACATATGGCAGGGACTGTGCTTCTGTCATGGGGCGCTGGCTGCATCCGTCTGTCTGTCCCCTTGGCCTTCCCACCGCAGAGTCTGTCTATCATCTATCGCTCGATTGCTCTACCCAGCCCAAGACCCGTCTGTCCTCAGCACTTCCCAGCCATCCACCATCGGCTCTGTGCATCCATCTGTCCTCAGCTCTGTCCAGCTGTCTGTCCACTCACCCGTTCATCCACAGCCTCATCCATCCGTCCTCAGCTCTGTCCGTCTGCCATCCATCCACTTGTTTATCTCCTACCCCATCCAGCCATCCTCAGATCCATCTGTTCGTCTGTCCATCCACCCTCAGccctgtccgtccatccatccattcacccCTAGCTctctcatccatccatccatgtctATCCAatctccatccatccacccatccagcCTCAGTCCAACCTCACCTCCACCTATTCAtccatctctccctccatccatccatccatccaccctcaGCTTTGTCCATCCTGCTGTACTTAgttatttttccctccctccctccatgctcAGTTCTGTCCATCTATCCGTGCATCCGCAGCTAACCTGCACCACCCAttcccctccacaccccactACCCACgagccccagcctgcagccccgggaAGCACACCGCATTTCAAGGCAACGCAAGGAACCATGCGGACTTTAGAGCACTTAGGAGAGTCAAGTTTTAAAGAGGAAGCTGGTCTAAACCTTAACGATGGTAGGCCAGACAGTCCTCTAGAATAAACCTGTCCATCCCTGTACAACCCCTGCACGTAttcctctatctatccatccatccccatccacctctCTCTACCCATCAATCTGTCCTCAAACACCCCCTCCATCTCTCTagttatccatccatccatccgtcctcAAACACCCCCTCCATCTCTCTAgttatccatccatccccatccaccccctccctttctccttatccatccatccccaaacacctccctccatctccctcccttTCCATCCATCCAGCTAGCCATCCTCAGCTGTCTGTGTATTCTGAGACCATCTCTCCATACCActatgggaggggagtggggggttagtgggctgggcagggggagggagtccaggactcccgggttctgCCTCTATTCCCCCCAATAACTCTGAGCTTGT contains these protein-coding regions:
- the LOC116822858 gene encoding tyrosine-protein phosphatase non-receptor type substrate 1-like isoform X2 translates to MGRLPAPSIICFIIFIIPSIAADLGVQQLPPKVSVPAGGSITLSCTFHSRNRTGTQVTWARGSREAVVLDPAHPFYQGRLAQSRREQQGWAEATVTLSELMERDSGLYHCYITYPQGEQAKGTGTTLTVIGRAVAEIPAGCKRALVPNLGASGQKPAGLRVSQEPRSLHATAGENVTLSCTFWNRNSSRAKIIWLRGSGEDLELDSNHPVYQGRLRVSRMDEHRQGKATLTLAELQEWDSGLYQCCIELDGGETGMGGGTELRVMGRHQRAPRGRELCRDSGPLFYRAIISLSLVILFSLGIILSLRPWNGVPVDPAVHAGSKVPPAPGQVSLI
- the LOC116822858 gene encoding tyrosine-protein phosphatase non-receptor type substrate 1-like isoform X1; translation: MGRLPAPSIICFIIFIIPSIAADLGVQQLPPKVSVPAGGSITLSCTFHSRNRTGTQVTWARGSREAVVLDPAHPFYQGRLAQSRREQQGWAEATVTLSELMERDSGLYHCYITYPQGEQAKGTGTTLTVIGRAVAEIPAGCKRALVPNLGASGQKPAGLRVSQEPRSLHATAGENVTLSCTFWNRNSSRAKIIWLRGSGEDLELDSNHPVYQGRLRVSRMDEHRQGKATLTLAELQEWDSGLYQCCIELDGGETGMGGGTELRVMGRHQSATGAPRGRELCRDSGPLFYRAIISLSLVILFSLGIILSLRPWNGVPVDPAVHAGSKVPPAPGQVSLI